The Solanum lycopersicum chromosome 6, SLM_r2.1 genome has a window encoding:
- the LOC101246929 gene encoding protein WHAT'S THIS FACTOR 9, mitochondrial has protein sequence MTSSAKPLQASSSSSLQTMYMHFLLRRTHHQRQQWRTLFDDALSIKHVRDRGLDHAVEREKNLKPLLNIKNLIKSEPSKSIPLNIITQSKDSLQIPSRPIEFIRKYPSIFQEFFPASINIHPHIKLTPEILSIDSDEELFYQSVSYKEDVADRLLKILMIGKTNKIPLHVIDKLKWDLGLCNNFVETIVPEYPDYFQVNNESMLELVCWSHELAVSSLEKQAVKCGSEDLLVKFDLKYSNGFEMDKKYKKWVDEWKKLPYISPYENVKNLPAKSDEADKWAVIILHEILSLCVGKKAEKDNLLLIGEYLGLRSRFKRALLLHPGIFYVSSKIDTHTVVLKEGYKRGMLIQKNSLIELRSKYVYLMNKVTEDKKSKEVQLKGSHDLKEGDGKETDVDNEDEDEDYDEDSDDVHNDYHDDETDNEGRDEKHSQRVNLRRRVDDRNSMTRDDDRKPTRRLYSRTRDYDRNTSATSSRTRDYDRNTLATSPRTRDYDRTTSAASPRTRGYDRNTSATSPRTRDYDRNTSATSPRTRDYDRNTSATSPRTSLGRNQNRDVERPSRRSCWRAENNSELDARSTYGDRKLPINSWKTSAGRSSNRTNERTSRSPRRVEINDNQYAHRRSSNKFDLHRNRGTSERRRNSTP, from the coding sequence ATGACAAGCTCTGCTAAACCCTTGCAAGCAAGCAGCAGCAGCAGTCTCCAAACTATGTACATGCATTTCCTCCTCCGTCGAACTCACCACCAGCGTCAACAATGGCGGACACTGTTCGACGATGCCCTTTCCATCAAACATGTAAGAGATCGTGGATTAGACCACGCTGTTGAAAGAGAAAAGAATCTCAAACCACTTCTCAACATCAAGAATCTTATCAAATCTGAACCATCGAAATCGATTCCCTtaaacatcatcacacaatctAAAGATTCTCTACAAATCCCATCTCGCCCCATTGAGTTTATCCGAAAATACCCTTcaatttttcaagaatttttcCCAGCTAGCATAAACATACATCCCCATATCAAGTTAACCCCAGAAATTCTCAGTATTGATTCAGATGAAGAGTTGTTCTATCAAAGTGTAAGTTACAAAGAAGATGTTGCAGATAGGCTTTTGAAGATTTTGATGATAggtaaaactaataaaattccTTTACATGTTATTGATAAGCTTAAATGGGATTTGGGCTTGTGTAATAATTTTGTGGAAACTATAGTACCAGAATATCCGGATTATTTTCAGGTGAATAATGAGTCAATGTTGGAATTAGTTTGTTGGAGTCATGAACTTGCTGTCTCCTCTTTGGAAAAACAAGCAGTGAAATGTGGAAGTGAAGATTTGTTAGTTAAGTTTGATTTGAAGTATTCAAATGGGTTTGAGATGGATAAGAAGTACAAGAAATGGGTTGATGAATGGAAAAAATTGCCTTATATTTCGCCATATGAGAATGTAAAGAATCTTCCTGCAAAGAGTGATGAAGCTGATAAGTGGGCAGTGATAATTTTGCATGAAATTCTTAGTCTTTGTGTTGGGAAGAAGGCGGAGAAAGATAATTTGCTTTTGATAGGAGAGTATTTGGGACTTCGTTCTAGGTTTAAGAGGGCATTGTTGTTGCATCCTGGGATATTCTATGTGTCAAGTAAGATCGACACACATACTGTGGTACTGAAGGAGGGATATAAAAGGGGAATGTTAATTCAGAAGAACTCGTTGATAGAACTGAGGTCTAAGTATGTTTATCTCATGAACAAGGTTACGgaggataaaaaatcaaaagaagtgCAGCTAAAAGGTAGTCATGATCTGAAAGAAGGTGATGGAAAGGAAACTGatgttgataatgaagatgaagatgaagactATGATGAGGACTCTGATGATGTGCATAATGACTACCATGATGATGAGACGGACAATGAGGGTAGAGATGAGAAGCATAGCCAAAGAGTAAACTTGAGGAGAAGAGTTGATGATAGAAACTCAATGACAAGAGATGATGATAGGAAGCCTACCCGAAGATTATACTCAAGGACTAGAGATTATGATAGGAATACTTCAGCTACCTCTTCGAGGACTAGAGATTATGATAGGAATACTTTAGCTACCTCTCCAAGGACTAGAGATTATGATAGGACTACTTCAGCTGCCTCACCGAGGACTAGAGGTTATGATAGGAATACTTCAGCTACCTCTCCGAGGACTAGAGATTATGATAGGAATACTTCAGCTACCTCTCCGAGGACTAGAGATTATGATAGGAATACTTCAGCTACCTCTCCGAGGACATCCTTGGGGAGAAATCAAAACAGAGATGTGGAAAGGCCATCAAGAAGATCGTGTTGGAGGGCAGAAAATAATAGTGAGCTAGATGCTCGATCAACATATGGGGACAGAAAGCTTCCAATAAATTCATGGAAGACTTCAGCAGGAAGAAGTTCCAACAGAACCAACGAAAGAACCTCTCGATCTCCTAGGAGGGTGGAGATTAACGATAATCAATATGCTCACCGGAGATCAAGTAACAAATTTGATCTTCATAGAAACCGGGGAACATCCGAACGGAGGAGGAATTCCACTCCATGA